From the Clostridiales bacterium genome, the window TAGGTGATGCAAAAGTAGGAAAGGGTGTAAACCTAGGATGTGGAGTGGTTGTTGTAAATTATGATGGCAAGAAAAAATACCAAACAGTTATAGGAGATAACGCATTTGTTGGTTGTAATGTTAATCTAATTTCTCCTGTTGAAGTAAAGAATAATACATTTATAGCAGCAGGTTCAACAATAACAGAGGAAGTACCTGAAAATTCGTTAGCAATAGCAAGAGCAAGACAAGAGGTAAAAGAAAATTGGGTACTAAAAAGAGAAAATAAAAAATAGAAATAGAAGGAGTAGCAAGTAATGAACATTCATGGAAAAGATATTAAGATTTTTGCAGGCAATTCAAACAAAGAGCTAGCACAAGAAATAGCAGAGAAAATGGGACTTCCAATAGGTAGTGCAAATGTTGGTATGTTTAGCGATGGAGAAAGTGCTATAAATATAGAGGAGGTAGTAAGAGGTTCTGACGTATTTATAATTCAATCAACAAGCACACCAGTAAACGACAATTTAGTTGAATTGTTAATTATGATAGATGCGTTAAAGAGGGCATCAGCAGGAAGAATAACAGCAGTAATGCCATACTTTGGATATGCAAGACAAGACAGAAAGGCAAAAGCAAGAGATCCAATTTCAGCAAAATTAGTAGCAAACCTTTTAACAGTAGCAGGAGCAGATAGAATTTTGACAATGGATTTACATGCACCACAATTACAAGGATTTTTCGATATTCCAGTAGATCATCTAGTTGGAGTGCCAATATTAGCACAATATTTCAAGGAAAAATTTGCAGATCATAATGACTTGGTTGTTGTATCTCCAGATGTAGGAAGTGTAACAAGATCTAGAAAATTTGCACAAAGGTTAGATTGCCCACTTGCTATAATAGATAAAAGAAGACCAAAAGCAAATGTATGTGAAGTTATGAATATTATAGGAGACATAAAAGATAAAAGAGTTATATTAGTAGATGACATGATAGACACAGGAGGAACAATCATAAATGCTGCAAATGCTCTAGTAGAAAGAGGGGCAAAAGAAGTATATGCTTGTTGTA encodes:
- a CDS encoding ribose-phosphate diphosphokinase translates to MNIHGKDIKIFAGNSNKELAQEIAEKMGLPIGSANVGMFSDGESAINIEEVVRGSDVFIIQSTSTPVNDNLVELLIMIDALKRASAGRITAVMPYFGYARQDRKAKARDPISAKLVANLLTVAGADRILTMDLHAPQLQGFFDIPVDHLVGVPILAQYFKEKFADHNDLVVVSPDVGSVTRSRKFAQRLDCPLAIIDKRRPKANVCEVMNIIGDIKDKRVILVDDMIDTGGTIINAANALVERGAKEVYACCTHAVFSGPAIERIKNSAIKEMVVLNTIDLTEEKKLDKIKVLSVASVFAEAIERIYGDISISTLFTQLD
- the glmU gene encoding bifunctional UDP-N-acetylglucosamine diphosphorylase/glucosamine-1-phosphate N-acetyltransferase GlmU (forms a homotrimer; catalyzes the acetylation of glucosamine-1-phosphate and uridylation of N-acetylglucosamine-1-phosphate to produce UDP-GlcNAc; function in cell wall synthesis); this translates as GDAKVGKGVNLGCGVVVVNYDGKKKYQTVIGDNAFVGCNVNLISPVEVKNNTFIAAGSTITEEVPENSLAIARARQEVKENWVLKRENKK